The DNA sequence AAATACCGTCATGAAACTCGTGTCGCCCTCCCAGCGCGGCACGATGTGCATGTGGACGTGGTCGAGGATGCCCGCACCGGCCGCGGAGCCCAAGTTCATGCCGACATTTACCGCATGGGGGCGAAACGTGCTCCGCAAGAGCCGCACGCCGTAGCGGACGACGTGCATGACGTTCGCGCTCTCCTCTGCCGATAGGTCGTTCAGGTCGCCGACGTGCCGGAACGGCACCACGAGGAGGTGTCCGTTATTATAGGGGTAGCGATTGAAGACTATGAAGCACGCCTCATTGCGGTGCAGCACGAGATTGGCCTTGTCGTCAAGCCCTTCGCTCGCCAAACAGAACACGCACCGGTCGTTTGGCTGCTTCTCTCGTTCCAGGTATTCCTTACGCCACGGTGACCACAGAATATCCATCAACGTCCTTAACGGATGACGCGACTCATCTCTTGCCCACGCTCCGCGCCGGCTGCGCGGCGATTGACGTTGCCCTCGATCCCAACCAGGTACGCCGATTG is a window from the Chloroflexota bacterium genome containing:
- a CDS encoding HIT domain-containing protein; the encoded protein is MDILWSPWRKEYLEREKQPNDRCVFCLASEGLDDKANLVLHRNEACFIVFNRYPYNNGHLLVVPFRHVGDLNDLSAEESANVMHVVRYGVRLLRSTFRPHAVNVGMNLGSAAGAGILDHVHMHIVPRWEGDTSFMTVFSGTRVIPETLEETFERLSAAMAEMPFRP